The genomic window GATGGCGAAGGCCACCGCGCCGCTGGAAAAGAGCACGCCGAGGAAATTCCACACCCCCGACCAGGCCACGGCAAAACGCGGCGGCAGGGCGTTGGTGTAGATCACCGTGGCCACCGCATTGGCGGTGTCGTGGAAGCCGTTGATGAACTCGAAGCCCAGGGCGATCAGCAGCGTGACCCCCAGTACCAGCATCGGCCAGCCCGGCTCCAGATGCGTGCCGCTGGCGCGGATGTCGTGCCCCAGCGCCGTGAAGGTGAACACCAGCGCAGCGGCCAGCAGCACGAAGAAGGTCAGTCGCCCCTTGAAGCCGTGGGTCTCGCGCAGCACGGGGCTGATGGGGAACTGCGTCAGGCGCGAGGCGCGCATCACCTCGAGCATGCCAAAGCGGTCAAGCACAGGAGGGCTTCCTTGGGGTCAATGGCGGCATCGGGCGGATTCCTTGCGGCGATGCCCTACAGACTAGCCGGCCATGGAGATCATGGGTTCATCGGGCGAGTGGGGGCAGGGACGAGTCCTGCCGATGGGCAGTGGCCTTCCTTGCGCGCAGTTTCGGAACTCGCGGCTCGGCGCCGTACCAGCTTCGATGGCTCAGCGCCGGTCCTGCGCCGCGCTATACACCTCGCCACGTTCGCGTTTGCCAACCGCAACGACGGCAATCACCACGCGCTCATCCTCGACGCGATAGACCAGACGGTAGCCTGCCGAGCGCAGCTTGATCTTGTAGTGGTCCGCCAGCCCGTGCAGGGCGTCGGCCGGTACGCGAGGTTCTTCCAGGCGCTCGGCGAGTTTGCGTTTGAATTGCTCCCGCACCGTATGGCCCAGCTT from Pseudomonas sp. GCEP-101 includes these protein-coding regions:
- a CDS encoding type II toxin-antitoxin system RelE family toxin; the encoded protein is MTYELEFLPAALKEWRKLGHTVREQFKRKLAERLEEPRVPADALHGLADHYKIKLRSAGYRLVYRVEDERVVIAVVAVGKRERGEVYSAAQDRR